AAATGCAACGGCAAGGAGATACACCGCAGGGGAAGTCAAGATTAAGCTATCGAAACGGTCAAAGACCCCACCATGCTCGGGGAGCAGTTTCCCGGAATCTTTTACACCGGCACTCCGTTTGAACATTGATTCCAACAAGTCACCAGCTTGCCCAATGGTGCCAGCAACAAACGCAGTTGCGACGAGAAACTCCCATGGCAGAAATTCACTCAATAGTAATACTCCAGTTAAACTCCAAAGCATTGCACCGAATAATCCAAAGATTGCACCTTCGACCGTTTTCTTCGGAGATATTTCGGGAGCAAGTGGACGTTTCCCCATCTTTTTGCCACCGAGATAGGCAAAGGTATCGCATACCCATATCAGCGACATGAGATACAGTGTGAAGATACCGCCTTCCCAAGTTGCGTCGGGTAACAGCAGTTTTCGCAGAATGACAAGCGTCGAGAGAAAGCCAACGATATAAACAAATCCGCCAATCGAACCGGCTGCTCGTAAGGACATGTTTTGTCCGCTACCCCGTAACGAAAATAACGCTAATAGCAAAACAACAAACAATCCGAGGTG
This window of the bacterium genome carries:
- a CDS encoding phosphatidate cytidylyltransferase, giving the protein LGSWSFAVLIALIAAMAMFEYMTILRHSGAEVVRTSSAILSAAVVLLVWIDFHLGFHLGLFVVLLLALFSLRGSGQNMSLRAAGSIGGFVYIVGFLSTLVILRKLLLPDATWEGGIFTLYLMSLIWVCDTFAYLGGKKMGKRPLAPEISPKKTVEGAIFGLFGAMLWSLTGVLLLSEFLPWEFLVATAFVAGTIGQAGDLLESMFKRSAGVKDSGKLLPEHGGVFDRFDSLILTSPAVYLLAVAFGLIKF